One stretch of Streptomyces sp. R21 DNA includes these proteins:
- a CDS encoding dipeptidase gives MSSNPVAETVASLMPRAKAELTELVSFKSVADFDQYPKSESEGAANWVADALRAEGFQDVALLDTPDGTQSVYGFLPGPEGAKTVLLYAHYDVQPPLDESAWATPPFELTERDGRWYGRGSADCKGGVIMHLLALRALKANGGVPVHVKVIAEGSEEMGTGGLERYAEEHPELLTADTIVIGDAGNFRVGLPTVTSTLRGMTLVRVQVDTLEGNLHSGQFGGAAPDALGALIRVLDSLRAEDGSTTVDGLTSETSWDGLQYEEEAFRQDAKVLDGVELIGSGTVADRIWARPAVTVLGIDCPPVVGATPSVQAGARALVSLRVPPGVDAAHATKLLQAHLEARTPWGARVSTEQIGQGQAFRADTASPAYAAMADAMSVAYPGQEMQYAGQGGSIPLCNTLASLYPAAEILLIGLSEPEAQIHAVNESVSPDELERLSVAEALFLRNYAAS, from the coding sequence ATGTCGTCGAATCCGGTCGCCGAGACCGTCGCCTCGCTGATGCCGAGGGCGAAGGCGGAGCTCACCGAGCTGGTGTCCTTCAAGTCGGTGGCGGACTTCGACCAATATCCCAAGAGCGAGAGCGAGGGCGCCGCGAACTGGGTCGCCGACGCGCTGCGCGCCGAGGGTTTCCAGGACGTGGCCCTGCTCGACACCCCGGACGGCACGCAGTCGGTGTACGGCTTCCTGCCCGGCCCCGAGGGCGCCAAGACGGTCCTGCTCTACGCGCACTACGACGTGCAGCCGCCGCTGGACGAATCCGCCTGGGCCACCCCGCCGTTCGAGCTGACTGAGCGCGACGGCCGCTGGTACGGACGCGGCAGCGCCGACTGCAAGGGCGGCGTCATCATGCACCTGCTCGCGCTGCGCGCCCTCAAGGCCAACGGCGGCGTTCCGGTGCACGTCAAGGTGATCGCCGAGGGCTCGGAGGAGATGGGCACGGGCGGCCTGGAGCGGTACGCCGAGGAGCACCCGGAGCTGCTGACCGCCGACACCATCGTCATCGGTGACGCCGGGAACTTCCGCGTCGGGCTGCCGACGGTCACCTCCACGCTGCGCGGGATGACCCTCGTCCGCGTGCAGGTGGACACACTCGAAGGCAACCTGCACTCGGGCCAGTTCGGCGGGGCGGCGCCCGACGCGCTCGGCGCGCTGATCCGCGTACTGGACTCGCTGCGGGCCGAGGACGGTTCGACGACGGTCGACGGGCTCACGTCCGAGACGTCGTGGGACGGTCTGCAGTACGAGGAGGAGGCGTTCCGCCAGGACGCCAAGGTGCTCGACGGCGTCGAGCTGATCGGCTCCGGGACGGTCGCCGACCGCATCTGGGCGCGTCCGGCCGTCACGGTCCTCGGCATCGACTGCCCGCCCGTCGTCGGAGCCACGCCCTCCGTGCAGGCCGGCGCCCGCGCGCTGGTCAGTCTGCGCGTCCCGCCGGGCGTGGACGCGGCCCACGCCACCAAGCTGCTCCAGGCCCACCTGGAGGCGCGCACGCCGTGGGGCGCGCGGGTGAGCACCGAGCAGATCGGCCAGGGCCAGGCGTTCCGCGCCGACACCGCCAGCCCGGCGTACGCCGCGATGGCCGACGCGATGTCGGTCGCCTACCCGGGCCAGGAGATGCAGTACGCCGGTCAGGGCGGCTCGATCCCGCTGTGCAACACCCTCGCCTCGCTCTACCCGGCGGCCGAGATCCTGCTCATCGGGCTCAGCGAGC
- a CDS encoding geranylgeranyl reductase family protein, producing the protein MSSENPENSSNSSGGTEQVWDVVVVGAGPAGASAAYAAAVAGRSVLLLEKAELPRYKTCGGGIIGPSRDALPPGFELPLQDRVHAVTFSLDGRFTRTRRSRQMLFGLINRPEFDQQLVEHAQKAGAELRTGATVSRVEQHGSAVPDRRTVAVVLQGGETVLARSVVGADGSASRIGAHVGVKLDQVDLGLEAEIPVPETVAEDWKGRVLIDWGPMPGSYGWVFPKGDTLTVGVISARGEGAATKRYLEDFVARLGLAGFEPSISSGHLTRCRADDSPLSRGRVLVCGDAAGLLEPWTREGISFALRSGRLAGEWAVRIAEAHDAVDTRRQALNYAFAIKAGLGVEMSVGKRMLAAFERRPGVFHAALTSVRPAWKSFAAITRGATTLGELVRSHPLAGRALMALDRSPAREDQAPAQEGQAPARESDVSS; encoded by the coding sequence GTGAGCAGCGAGAACCCCGAGAACTCTTCGAACTCTTCGGGCGGCACGGAGCAGGTGTGGGACGTCGTCGTGGTCGGCGCGGGACCCGCGGGAGCCTCGGCCGCCTATGCGGCAGCGGTCGCGGGACGCAGTGTCCTGCTGCTGGAGAAAGCGGAGCTGCCGCGCTACAAGACGTGCGGAGGCGGCATCATCGGCCCCTCGCGCGACGCGCTGCCGCCCGGCTTCGAACTACCCCTCCAGGACCGGGTGCACGCGGTCACGTTCTCGCTCGACGGCAGGTTCACGCGCACCCGCCGCTCCCGGCAGATGCTGTTCGGGCTGATCAACCGGCCCGAGTTCGACCAGCAGCTCGTCGAGCACGCGCAGAAGGCGGGCGCCGAGCTGCGCACGGGAGCGACGGTCTCGCGGGTGGAGCAGCACGGATCGGCCGTCCCGGACCGGCGCACCGTCGCCGTGGTGCTGCAGGGCGGTGAGACGGTGCTCGCGCGGTCCGTCGTCGGCGCGGACGGCAGCGCCAGTCGCATAGGGGCGCATGTCGGCGTGAAGCTCGACCAGGTCGACCTCGGCCTGGAGGCGGAGATCCCGGTTCCGGAGACCGTCGCCGAGGACTGGAAGGGGCGCGTCCTCATCGACTGGGGCCCGATGCCCGGCAGTTACGGCTGGGTGTTCCCGAAGGGGGACACGCTGACGGTGGGCGTCATCTCGGCGCGCGGCGAAGGCGCGGCCACCAAGCGGTACTTGGAGGACTTCGTCGCCCGGCTCGGTCTCGCCGGCTTCGAACCGAGCATCTCCTCGGGTCACTTGACGCGCTGCCGCGCCGACGACTCGCCGCTGTCGCGCGGCCGGGTGCTGGTGTGCGGGGACGCGGCCGGGCTGCTCGAACCGTGGACCCGCGAGGGCATCTCCTTCGCGCTGCGCTCGGGTCGGCTCGCGGGGGAGTGGGCGGTGCGGATCGCCGAGGCGCACGATGCGGTGGACACCCGGCGCCAGGCGCTGAACTACGCCTTCGCCATCAAGGCGGGCCTCGGTGTCGAGATGAGCGTCGGCAAGCGGATGCTCGCGGCCTTCGAGCGGCGCCCCGGGGTGTTCCACGCGGCGCTCACGAGTGTCAGGCCCGCCTGGAAGTCGTTCGCGGCCATCACGCGCGGCGCGACCACGCTGGGCGAGCTCGTCCGCAGCCACCCGCTGGCCGGACGCGCCCTGATGGCCCTCGATCGGTCGCCCGCCCGGGAGGATCAGGCGCCCGCACAGGAGGGCCAGGCGCCGGCCCGGGAGTCGGACGTCAGCTCTTGA
- a CDS encoding MFS transporter: MPQLLPDAGPQRVIAASNLVYTVGSGLYLTAGVLYFTEAVRLPAAQVGWGLGIAGLVSLALGIAVGHLADRHGARGVYAATLVVQTLATAGFVLADSFWPFVLAVSVATGAKAAGLAARSPLIRHYGGERPQEFRAYLRAVTNVGISFGALLAGWAVQVGTLTAYHLLVLGNALAFAASAAILLRLPPVKPGATVLGPRWIALRDGPYLLITALDGVMAIQFKVLTVAIPLWLVGATTAPHWLISGTMLTGTVMVVALQVRASRSIDSPAAGAGAYRRAGVAFLASCALISSSAGVPAWAAGALLLTAVVIHTVGELWHSAAGFEVSFALAPPHATGQYLGVFGLGAGLSEAVGPTLLIALCISWGRPGWYVVGALFAVTGLLVPPAVRWAQRRQRVPEAVLEAVAA, encoded by the coding sequence ATGCCCCAGCTGCTGCCGGACGCGGGACCGCAGCGCGTCATCGCGGCCTCGAACCTCGTCTACACCGTCGGGAGCGGCCTCTATCTGACCGCCGGAGTCCTGTACTTCACCGAGGCGGTCCGCCTTCCGGCGGCTCAGGTGGGGTGGGGGCTCGGCATCGCCGGGTTGGTCTCGCTGGCCCTGGGCATCGCCGTCGGTCACCTCGCGGACCGGCACGGAGCACGCGGGGTCTACGCCGCCACGCTCGTCGTCCAGACGCTGGCGACGGCCGGTTTCGTACTGGCGGACAGCTTCTGGCCGTTCGTCCTCGCCGTGTCCGTGGCCACCGGCGCGAAGGCGGCCGGCCTCGCCGCCCGCAGCCCGCTCATCCGGCACTACGGAGGGGAGCGGCCGCAGGAGTTCCGCGCCTACCTCCGTGCCGTGACCAACGTCGGCATCTCCTTCGGCGCCCTGCTCGCCGGCTGGGCCGTCCAGGTCGGCACCCTCACCGCCTACCACCTGCTGGTCCTCGGCAACGCGCTCGCCTTCGCGGCCTCCGCGGCGATCCTGCTCCGCCTGCCGCCGGTCAAGCCCGGGGCCACCGTCCTCGGCCCCCGCTGGATCGCGCTGCGGGACGGGCCGTATCTGCTGATCACCGCCCTCGACGGCGTCATGGCCATCCAGTTCAAGGTGCTCACCGTGGCCATTCCGCTCTGGCTGGTGGGCGCCACCACCGCCCCGCACTGGCTCATCTCGGGGACCATGCTCACCGGCACCGTCATGGTCGTCGCTCTTCAGGTGCGCGCCAGCCGCAGTATCGATTCCCCCGCGGCGGGCGCGGGCGCCTACCGTCGGGCGGGCGTGGCCTTCCTCGCCTCGTGCGCACTGATCTCGTCGTCCGCCGGGGTGCCGGCCTGGGCCGCCGGGGCTCTGCTCCTCACCGCGGTGGTGATCCACACGGTCGGTGAACTGTGGCACTCCGCCGCGGGCTTCGAGGTGTCCTTCGCCCTCGCCCCACCGCACGCCACCGGCCAGTACCTCGGCGTGTTCGGCCTCGGCGCCGGCCTGTCCGAGGCCGTCGGGCCGACCCTGCTCATCGCGCTCTGCATCAGCTGGGGCCGTCCCGGGTGGTACGTCGTGGGCGCACTGTTCGCCGTGACGGGCCTGCTCGTACCGCCCGCCGTCCGCTGGGCGCAGCGCCGGCAGCGGGTCCCGGAGGCGGTTCTGGAGGCCGTTGCGGCGTAG